In Burkholderia sp. NRF60-BP8, a single window of DNA contains:
- a CDS encoding patatin-like phospholipase family protein, which yields MFDQIVFAGGGNRCWWQAGFWDVAQPALDLRPRVITGISAGAATACMLYTRDAAWVMRYYEEALRHNRKNAYWGNLFGREPVFPHYRIYRQALLDIYGEPFAKLAAAPEIRIGVSHVPRWLGARSAVAAGLVAYNIEKYVRKTLHPTLGRTLGFRPEFVRAQACTQVDELADLILQSSCTPPFTPVLRRGGRPVLDGGMVDNVPVDALDPSPGDVLVLVTRLYPRPQMFTVAHGDQRRLYVQPSSKVPISSWDYTSPSQMRHAYDLGRRDGEHFLTRVGAMTGGRVAA from the coding sequence ATGTTCGACCAGATCGTCTTTGCGGGCGGCGGCAATCGGTGCTGGTGGCAGGCCGGCTTCTGGGACGTCGCGCAGCCGGCGCTCGACCTGCGCCCGCGCGTGATCACCGGCATTTCGGCCGGCGCGGCCACCGCGTGCATGCTGTATACGCGCGACGCCGCGTGGGTGATGCGCTATTACGAAGAGGCGCTGCGCCACAACCGGAAGAACGCGTACTGGGGCAACCTGTTTGGGCGCGAGCCGGTGTTTCCGCACTACCGGATCTACCGCCAGGCGTTGCTCGACATCTACGGCGAGCCGTTCGCGAAGCTCGCCGCGGCGCCGGAGATCCGCATCGGCGTGTCGCACGTGCCGCGCTGGCTCGGCGCGCGCAGCGCGGTCGCCGCCGGCCTCGTCGCGTACAACATCGAAAAGTACGTGCGCAAGACGCTGCATCCGACGCTCGGGCGCACACTCGGTTTCCGGCCCGAATTCGTGCGTGCGCAGGCCTGCACGCAAGTCGACGAACTCGCCGACCTGATCCTGCAGTCGTCCTGCACGCCGCCGTTCACGCCGGTGCTGCGGCGCGGCGGCCGGCCGGTGCTCGACGGCGGGATGGTCGACAACGTGCCGGTCGATGCGCTCGACCCGTCACCGGGCGACGTGCTGGTGCTCGTCACGCGCCTGTATCCGCGTCCGCAGATGTTCACGGTCGCGCATGGCGACCAGCGGCGGCTGTACGTGCAGCCGTCGAGCAAGGTACCGATTTCGAGCTGGGATTACACGAGCCCGTCGCAGATGCGGCATGCGTACGATCTCGGTCGGCGCGACGGCGAGCACTTCCTCACGCGTGTCGGCGCGATGACGGGCGGCCGCGTGGCCGCCTGA
- a CDS encoding PaaI family thioesterase: MDENAVRELLDRLLAPWVRSLGLVPVSIGDDSVTLRLPFSGEFRHSGGVICGQVFTAAADTAMVVAISAALGEFRPMTTVSLNTNFMRPVRKGDVLVTARVLRMGRNLVFGEVELFDEDGKMAVHATSTYALVG; the protein is encoded by the coding sequence ATGGACGAAAACGCAGTCCGCGAATTGCTGGATCGCCTGCTGGCCCCGTGGGTCCGCTCGCTGGGTCTGGTCCCCGTGTCGATCGGCGACGACAGCGTCACGCTGCGCCTGCCGTTTTCCGGCGAGTTCCGCCATTCGGGCGGCGTGATCTGCGGCCAGGTGTTCACGGCGGCCGCCGACACCGCGATGGTGGTCGCGATCTCGGCCGCGCTCGGCGAATTCCGGCCGATGACGACGGTGTCGCTGAACACGAACTTCATGCGTCCCGTGCGCAAGGGCGACGTACTCGTCACCGCGCGCGTGCTGCGGATGGGCCGCAATCTCGTGTTCGGCGAAGTCGAGCTGTTCGACGAGGACGGCAAGATGGCCGTCCACGCGACGTCGACCTACGCGCTCGTCGGCTGA
- a CDS encoding DUF3592 domain-containing protein: protein MPGKNALVALTIGVVLSVLTGALAVTASREPGHLVRVPGTVVRIVQDSDAMRAYRPIVAYLANDGQRREVAGNTASTVPAYDIGENVDVLLDPDHPERPALIDDFTQRWFPVAVPALLAVASFAIGSLLIAGERRRRQSEPARPRVARKPARRRWDVAIVLIPIAIGTGFLAGAGAAGLRQWQIVHHYARSTGHVVEIAKNGRSSRSRTSLYSAIVAFTTDSGRLITFAQGSASSQPGLHKGDAVSVLYDPVTPERALVDRFWDRWGLTAILFAIGAPFLAAGLFVAATLWPDHHRPHEAAR, encoded by the coding sequence ATGCCGGGTAAGAACGCGCTGGTCGCGCTGACGATCGGTGTCGTCCTGTCCGTGCTGACCGGCGCACTCGCCGTCACGGCAAGCCGGGAACCCGGCCATCTGGTCCGCGTGCCGGGCACGGTCGTGCGCATCGTCCAGGACAGCGATGCGATGCGCGCGTACCGGCCGATCGTCGCGTACCTCGCGAACGACGGCCAGCGGCGCGAAGTCGCCGGCAATACCGCATCGACGGTCCCCGCCTACGACATCGGCGAAAACGTCGACGTCCTGCTCGACCCCGACCACCCCGAACGCCCGGCGCTGATCGACGATTTCACGCAACGCTGGTTTCCGGTGGCCGTGCCGGCGCTGCTCGCCGTCGCGTCGTTCGCGATCGGCAGCCTGCTGATTGCCGGCGAGCGCCGCCGCCGGCAATCGGAGCCGGCGCGGCCCCGCGTCGCACGCAAGCCGGCACGGCGCCGCTGGGATGTCGCGATCGTGCTGATTCCGATCGCGATCGGCACGGGCTTCCTCGCCGGCGCCGGCGCGGCCGGCCTGCGTCAGTGGCAGATCGTCCACCACTATGCGCGCTCGACCGGCCATGTGGTCGAGATCGCGAAAAACGGGCGATCGTCGCGGTCGCGCACGTCGCTGTATTCGGCCATCGTCGCGTTCACGACCGACAGCGGACGGCTGATCACGTTCGCCCAAGGCTCGGCGTCGTCGCAGCCGGGCCTGCACAAAGGCGACGCGGTCAGCGTGCTGTACGATCCCGTCACCCCCGAGCGGGCGCTCGTCGACCGCTTCTGGGATCGCTGGGGCCTCACGGCCATCCTGTTCGCGATCGGCGCGCCGTTCCTCGCAGCGGGGCTGTTCGTCGCTGCGACGTTATGGCCCGACCACCACCGGCCGCACGAAGCCGCCCGATGA
- a CDS encoding CGNR zinc finger domain-containing protein — protein sequence MVTRSDPARHGHEWRAADFVGGHPALDFLNTVADTGKTRDEDKLVDWPAVRAWAAKAGLLAPDDLARLLRHPRQDGPDELAALHRFRDDAYVAIAHLTDAGGGSAGARAADRLAAAIRDAIGRSAFDAIGGRFAWRPDARAASRWIDAVALGFEHLMRSDDFARVRQCDRCTWFFVDRGRGVGRRWCDMRTCGNRAKVEAFRER from the coding sequence ATGGTTACTCGATCCGACCCGGCGCGACACGGGCATGAATGGCGTGCGGCCGATTTCGTCGGCGGCCATCCGGCGCTCGATTTTCTGAACACCGTGGCCGACACCGGCAAGACGCGCGACGAGGACAAGCTCGTCGACTGGCCGGCCGTGCGCGCATGGGCCGCGAAAGCGGGGTTGCTGGCGCCCGACGATCTGGCGCGGCTGCTGCGTCATCCGCGCCAGGACGGCCCGGACGAGCTCGCGGCGCTGCACCGCTTTCGCGACGACGCGTACGTCGCGATCGCGCATCTGACGGACGCAGGCGGCGGCAGTGCAGGCGCGCGCGCAGCGGACCGGCTCGCGGCGGCGATCCGCGACGCGATCGGGCGCAGCGCGTTCGACGCCATCGGCGGCCGCTTCGCGTGGCGGCCCGACGCGCGCGCGGCGTCGCGCTGGATCGATGCGGTCGCGCTCGGTTTCGAGCATCTGATGCGCAGCGACGATTTCGCGCGCGTGCGGCAGTGCGACCGGTGTACGTGGTTCTTCGTCGATCGCGGCCGCGGCGTCGGGCGGCGGTGGTGCGACATGCGCACGTGCGGGAATCGCGCGAAGGTGGAGGCGTTCAGAGAGCGGTGA
- a CDS encoding alpha/beta fold hydrolase yields the protein MLELPNRFNFEGHRIAWGTLGEGPPLVLVHGTPFSSQVWRRIAPWLARRHRVYFYDLLGYGQSDMPDADVSLGRQNALFGALLNEWRLARPRVLAHDYGGATVLRAHFLDGIAYADLTLVNPVAIAPQGSPFVRHVAQHEAAFTGLPAYAHRALLSAYLGNAVAQPLSEDVLSIYRAPWLTPAGQAAFYRQIAQMRQRYIEEAEARYAPPDFPVRIVWGEEDAWIPLEQGQALADRIANGQLIRVPRAGHLVQEDAPEAIVAAVLDGYARR from the coding sequence ATGCTCGAACTCCCGAACCGCTTCAATTTCGAAGGCCACCGGATTGCATGGGGCACGCTCGGCGAAGGCCCGCCGCTCGTGCTCGTACACGGCACGCCGTTTTCGTCGCAGGTATGGCGCCGGATCGCGCCGTGGCTCGCGCGACGCCATCGCGTGTATTTCTACGACCTGCTCGGCTACGGCCAGTCCGACATGCCGGACGCGGACGTGTCGCTGGGCCGTCAGAACGCGCTGTTCGGCGCGCTGCTGAACGAATGGCGACTCGCGCGGCCGCGCGTGCTCGCGCACGACTATGGCGGCGCAACCGTGCTGCGCGCGCATTTTCTCGACGGCATCGCGTATGCGGATCTCACGCTCGTGAACCCGGTCGCGATCGCGCCGCAAGGCTCGCCGTTCGTGCGTCACGTCGCGCAGCACGAAGCCGCGTTCACCGGCTTGCCCGCGTACGCGCATCGTGCGCTCCTGTCGGCCTATCTCGGCAACGCGGTCGCGCAGCCGTTGAGCGAAGACGTGCTGTCGATCTACCGTGCGCCGTGGCTCACGCCGGCCGGCCAGGCCGCGTTCTATCGCCAGATCGCGCAGATGCGCCAGCGCTACATCGAGGAAGCGGAGGCCCGCTACGCGCCGCCGGACTTTCCGGTGCGCATCGTGTGGGGCGAGGAAGACGCGTGGATTCCGCTCGAGCAAGGACAGGCCCTGGCCGATCGCATCGCGAACGGCCAGCTGATCCGCGTCCCTCGCGCGGGCCACCTGGTTCAGGAAGATGCGCCGGAAGCGATCGTCGCGGCCGTGCTCGACGGGTACGCACGGCGCTGA
- the phnY gene encoding phosphonoacetaldehyde dehydrogenase, whose amino-acid sequence MNAIAESSDVRTLRREALRIDGERIYRDAVIDVRNPYDGALVGTVPKATLDDVRRAFAVAHAYRPTLTRHDRAAILRRAADIVRARTAEIAALITAEAGLCIKDSTYEAGRVADVLTFGAGEVLKDDGQIFSCDLTPHGKKRRVYTQRDPLLGVISAITPFNHPMNQVAHKIVPSVATNNRIVVKPSEKVPLSCYLFADILYEAGLPPQMLQVITGDPKEIADELITNPAIDLITFTGGVSIGKSIAARMGYRRAVLELGGNDPIIVMEDADLDEASTLAVSGSYRNSGQRCTAIKRMLVHEAVADRFTELVVEKTRAWSYGNPSDPSIDMGTVIDEAAAKFCEQQVNDAIARGARLLVGNVRDGALYSPTIVDRVTPDMPLVKHETFGPVSPIMRFRDIDEAIRMSNSTDYALSSSVCTNRFDHITRFITELEVGSVNVREVPGYRLELTPFGGVKDSGLGYKEGVQEAMKSFTNTKTYSLPW is encoded by the coding sequence ATGAACGCCATTGCAGAATCGTCGGATGTCCGCACGCTTCGTCGTGAAGCACTGCGAATCGATGGTGAAAGGATCTACCGCGACGCGGTGATCGACGTGCGCAACCCGTACGACGGCGCGCTGGTCGGCACCGTGCCGAAGGCGACGCTCGACGACGTGCGCCGCGCGTTCGCGGTCGCGCATGCGTACCGGCCGACGCTCACGCGCCACGATCGCGCGGCGATCCTGCGCCGCGCAGCCGACATCGTGCGTGCGCGCACCGCGGAGATCGCGGCGCTGATCACGGCCGAGGCCGGGTTGTGCATCAAGGATTCGACGTACGAAGCCGGCCGCGTGGCCGACGTGCTGACGTTCGGCGCCGGCGAAGTGCTGAAGGACGACGGGCAGATCTTCTCGTGCGATCTGACGCCGCACGGCAAGAAGCGCCGCGTGTACACGCAGCGCGACCCGCTGCTCGGCGTGATTTCGGCGATCACCCCGTTCAATCACCCGATGAACCAGGTCGCGCACAAGATCGTGCCGTCGGTGGCGACCAACAACCGGATCGTCGTGAAGCCGTCGGAGAAGGTGCCGCTGTCGTGCTACCTGTTCGCGGACATCCTGTACGAAGCCGGCCTGCCGCCGCAGATGCTGCAGGTGATCACCGGCGACCCGAAGGAGATCGCCGACGAGCTGATCACGAACCCGGCGATCGATCTCATCACGTTCACCGGCGGCGTGTCGATCGGCAAGTCGATCGCCGCGCGGATGGGCTACCGGCGCGCGGTGCTCGAACTCGGCGGCAACGATCCGATCATCGTGATGGAAGACGCCGATCTCGACGAAGCGAGCACGCTCGCGGTGTCGGGCTCGTACAGGAATTCGGGGCAGCGCTGCACGGCGATCAAGCGGATGCTCGTGCACGAGGCGGTGGCCGATCGCTTCACGGAGCTGGTCGTCGAGAAAACGCGTGCGTGGTCGTACGGCAATCCGTCCGATCCGTCGATCGACATGGGCACCGTGATCGACGAAGCGGCCGCGAAGTTCTGCGAGCAGCAGGTGAACGACGCGATCGCGCGCGGTGCGCGGCTGCTGGTCGGCAACGTGCGCGACGGCGCGCTGTATTCGCCGACGATCGTCGATCGCGTGACGCCCGACATGCCGCTGGTGAAGCATGAAACCTTCGGCCCGGTGTCGCCGATCATGCGCTTTCGCGACATCGACGAAGCGATCCGGATGTCGAACAGCACCGACTACGCGCTGTCGTCGTCGGTGTGCACGAATCGCTTCGACCACATCACGCGCTTCATCACCGAGCTGGAAGTCGGCAGCGTGAACGTGCGCGAGGTGCCGGGCTATCGACTCGAACTGACGCCGTTCGGCGGCGTGAAGGATTCGGGGCTCGGCTACAAGGAGGGCGTGCAGGAGGCGATGAAGAGCTTCACGAATACGAAGACGTATTCGTTGCCGTGGTAA
- the phnA gene encoding phosphonoacetate hydrolase has protein sequence MSETPVSVEVNGRRYNWMSRPVVVVCVDGCAYEYLEEAAEAGVAPFLRTLLKPGTALKGECVVPSFTNPNNLSIVTGVPPAIHGISGNYFYDRDTGAEVLMNDPKYLVAPTVLATFAEQGARVAVVTAKDKLRRLLGKGLKGICFSSEKADEASIEENGIDNVLELVGKPVPSVYSADLSEFVFAAGVRLLETRPIDLMYLSTTDYVQHKCAPGTPGANAFYAMMDTYLRRLDELGAIVAITADHGMNAKHDDETGEPNVIYLQELFDEWLGHDAARVILPITDPYVVHHGALGSFATVYVPATADADALRARLAAVDGIEVVLTGAEGCARFELPPARMGDLIVISKQDVVLGTRRIKHDLSGLDVPLRSHGGISEQIVPLIFSKPVATDVAGRARLRNFDIIDIALNHLQ, from the coding sequence ATGTCTGAAACGCCTGTATCCGTGGAAGTGAACGGCCGCCGCTACAACTGGATGAGCCGGCCCGTGGTGGTCGTCTGCGTCGACGGCTGCGCATACGAATATCTGGAAGAAGCCGCCGAGGCCGGCGTCGCGCCATTCCTGCGCACGTTGCTGAAGCCGGGCACGGCGCTCAAGGGCGAGTGCGTGGTGCCGAGCTTCACGAACCCGAACAACCTGTCGATTGTCACCGGCGTGCCGCCGGCGATCCACGGGATAAGCGGCAACTACTTCTACGATCGCGACACCGGCGCCGAGGTGTTGATGAACGATCCGAAGTACCTGGTCGCGCCCACCGTGCTCGCGACCTTCGCCGAACAGGGCGCGCGCGTCGCGGTCGTCACCGCGAAGGACAAGCTGCGCCGCCTGCTCGGCAAGGGGCTGAAGGGCATCTGCTTCTCGTCGGAGAAGGCCGACGAAGCGAGCATCGAGGAAAACGGCATCGACAACGTGCTCGAGTTGGTCGGCAAGCCGGTGCCGAGCGTGTACAGCGCGGACCTGTCGGAGTTCGTGTTCGCCGCCGGCGTGCGCCTGCTCGAGACGCGCCCGATCGACCTGATGTACCTGTCGACCACCGACTACGTGCAGCACAAGTGCGCGCCCGGCACGCCCGGCGCGAACGCGTTCTACGCGATGATGGACACGTACCTGCGGCGCCTCGACGAACTCGGCGCGATCGTCGCGATCACGGCCGATCACGGAATGAACGCGAAGCACGACGACGAGACCGGCGAGCCGAACGTGATCTACCTGCAGGAGCTGTTCGACGAATGGCTCGGCCACGATGCGGCGCGCGTGATCCTGCCGATCACCGATCCGTACGTCGTGCACCACGGTGCGCTCGGTTCGTTCGCGACCGTCTACGTGCCGGCGACGGCCGATGCCGATGCGCTGCGCGCGCGGCTCGCCGCGGTCGACGGCATCGAAGTCGTGCTGACGGGCGCCGAAGGCTGCGCGCGCTTCGAGCTGCCGCCCGCACGGATGGGCGACCTGATCGTGATCTCGAAGCAGGACGTCGTGCTCGGCACGCGCCGCATCAAGCACGACCTGTCGGGCCTCGACGTGCCGCTGCGCTCGCACGGTGGGATCTCCGAGCAGATCGTGCCGCTGATCTTCAGCAAGCCGGTCGCGACCGACGTCGCGGGCCGCGCGCGGCTGCGCAATTTCGACATCATCGACATCGCGCTCAACCACCTGCAGTGA
- a CDS encoding putative 2-aminoethylphosphonate ABC transporter substrate-binding protein produces the protein MNEVPVHKRFHAWATGAARVAVAVAVALGAAEAAHAKTSLLVYTALEDEAMKPYKDAFEKANPDIEIRWVRDSTGSVTAKLLAEKNNPRADVVLGLAASSLTLLDLQGMLMPYAPKGFDQLTRKYSDANTPPHWVGMDVWGATICYNRVAAQAKNIPKPTSWEDLTKPVYKGAIVMPSPVSSGTGYLDVTAWLQTFGDDKGWKFMDALDKNVAQYVHSGSKPCTLAGTGEFPIGISFEFRGHELQAQGAPIDLVFPKEGLGWDMEGTAIMKTTKQPDAARKLADFMASKEANQITARWWAIVAYPGVARKLAGIPDNYPDLLVKNDFVWSAKNRQSILDTWQKRYGAKAQQ, from the coding sequence ATGAACGAAGTGCCGGTACACAAGCGTTTCCATGCATGGGCGACGGGCGCGGCCCGTGTCGCGGTGGCCGTGGCCGTCGCGCTCGGCGCCGCTGAGGCGGCGCACGCGAAGACGTCGCTGCTCGTCTACACCGCGCTGGAAGACGAGGCGATGAAGCCCTACAAGGACGCATTCGAGAAGGCGAACCCCGATATCGAGATCCGCTGGGTGCGCGACTCGACCGGCTCGGTCACCGCGAAGCTGCTCGCGGAGAAGAACAACCCGCGCGCGGACGTCGTGCTCGGCCTCGCCGCGTCGAGCCTCACGCTGCTCGACCTGCAAGGCATGCTGATGCCGTACGCGCCGAAGGGCTTCGACCAGCTCACGCGCAAGTACAGCGACGCGAACACGCCGCCGCACTGGGTCGGCATGGACGTGTGGGGCGCGACGATCTGCTACAACCGCGTCGCCGCGCAAGCGAAGAACATCCCGAAGCCGACGTCGTGGGAAGACCTGACGAAGCCGGTCTACAAAGGCGCGATCGTGATGCCGAGCCCGGTGTCGTCGGGCACCGGCTACCTCGACGTGACCGCATGGCTGCAGACCTTCGGCGACGACAAAGGCTGGAAATTCATGGACGCGCTCGACAAGAACGTCGCGCAGTACGTGCATTCGGGCTCGAAGCCGTGCACGCTCGCCGGCACCGGCGAATTCCCGATCGGCATCTCGTTCGAGTTCCGCGGCCACGAACTGCAGGCGCAGGGCGCGCCGATCGATCTCGTGTTCCCGAAGGAAGGGCTCGGCTGGGACATGGAAGGCACGGCGATCATGAAGACGACGAAGCAGCCCGACGCCGCGAGGAAGCTCGCCGACTTCATGGCGAGCAAGGAAGCGAACCAGATCACCGCGCGCTGGTGGGCGATCGTCGCGTATCCGGGCGTGGCGCGAAAGCTGGCCGGCATCCCCGACAACTACCCGGACCTGCTCGTGAAGAACGACTTCGTGTGGTCGGCCAAGAACCGCCAGTCGATTCTCGATACGTGGCAGAAGCGTTACGGGGCGAAAGCGCAGCAATGA
- a CDS encoding putative 2-aminoethylphosphonate ABC transporter ATP-binding protein: MAPYLSVERIEKRYNDTQVLTDIDLSVMKGEMICFLGPSGCGKTTLLRIIAGLETQNAGHIMQDGRDISRLPPQLRDYGIVFQSYALFPNLTVYDNVAYGLVNRKMKRDAIHERVHTLLALVGLPDSHRKHPGQLSGGQQQRIALARALATSPGLLLLDEPLSALDARVRVRLRQEIRALQQRLGVTTIMVTHDQEEALSMADRIVVMNHGVIEQIGTPLEIYRQPASPFVADFIGRVNTIPAEVAHDGTLRAGAVGLDCRHGAARPAQGAAVSVYVRPEDLRIRVPGETPDNVLAGRVEKLEFLGAFCRVSFRIDGLDGQEIVADLSYRDVDRTGVQAGARIDLALDREHVRVFPCAKERLQ; this comes from the coding sequence ATGGCACCTTATCTGAGCGTGGAACGCATCGAGAAGCGGTACAACGACACGCAAGTCCTCACCGACATCGACCTGAGCGTGATGAAGGGCGAGATGATCTGCTTTCTCGGGCCGTCCGGCTGCGGGAAGACCACGCTGCTGCGGATCATCGCGGGGCTCGAGACGCAGAACGCCGGCCACATCATGCAGGACGGCCGCGACATCTCGCGGCTGCCGCCGCAGTTGCGCGACTACGGGATCGTGTTCCAGTCGTATGCGCTGTTCCCGAACCTCACCGTGTACGACAACGTCGCGTACGGGCTCGTGAACCGCAAGATGAAGCGCGACGCGATCCACGAGCGCGTGCATACGCTGCTCGCGCTGGTCGGTTTGCCCGACAGCCATCGCAAGCACCCCGGTCAATTGTCCGGCGGTCAGCAGCAGCGCATCGCGCTGGCGCGTGCGCTCGCCACGTCGCCCGGCCTGCTGCTGCTCGACGAGCCGCTGTCGGCGCTCGACGCGCGCGTGCGCGTGCGGCTGCGCCAGGAAATTCGCGCGCTGCAGCAGCGGCTCGGCGTGACGACGATCATGGTCACGCACGACCAGGAAGAAGCGCTGTCGATGGCCGATCGCATCGTCGTGATGAACCACGGCGTGATCGAACAGATCGGCACCCCGCTCGAAATCTACCGGCAGCCGGCATCGCCGTTCGTCGCGGATTTCATCGGCCGCGTCAACACGATTCCCGCCGAAGTCGCGCACGACGGCACGCTGCGCGCGGGCGCGGTCGGCCTCGATTGCCGCCACGGTGCGGCCCGCCCCGCGCAGGGCGCGGCGGTGTCGGTCTACGTGCGGCCCGAGGACCTGCGCATCCGCGTGCCGGGCGAGACGCCCGACAACGTGCTGGCCGGCCGCGTCGAGAAGCTCGAATTCCTCGGCGCGTTCTGCCGCGTGAGCTTCCGGATCGACGGGCTCGACGGCCAGGAGATCGTCGCCGACCTGTCGTATCGCGACGTCGACCGCACCGGCGTGCAGGCCGGCGCGCGCATCGACCTCGCGCTCGATCGCGAGCATGTCCGCGTGTTCCCGTGCGCGAAGGAGCGACTGCAATGA
- a CDS encoding putative 2-aminoethylphosphonate ABC transporter permease subunit, whose product MSTVLTERRRGTSAPTDVRQITHWHDRIAQLALFAMAALMSLFLLLPLALVVQKCFVDADGRFVGAHNFVEYLEDSGVLRSMLHSLTVGALVTAIVVPMAFTFAYALTRSCMPLKNAARTIALLPLLAPTLLSAVSFIYWFGNAGLLKPLLHGHSIYGLPGIVLSMVYASFPHVLMILVTALSLADGRLYEAADAMGTGRMRKFFTITLPGAKYGLISATMVAFTMCINDFGVPVVIGGSYNVLSTDIYKLIIGLQDFNRSAVVSLMLLCPALVAFGIDFFVRRRQQSQLGARSTPYQPKPSRGFDAAMLAYCALVCAFFIAVVGISVVASFVKFWPYQMSLGLQHYRMGLIAAGIFDAYKNSLRMAATVALGGTIVVFGAAYLIEKTRGARWLRGFISLCAILPMGVPGLVLGISYIFLFNAPGNPLNGLYGSLWLLAIVTVVHYYASSHLTAVTALRQIDGEFEAVSASLKVPFYKTFLRVTVPVCLPAILLIARYLFVNGMATVSAVAFLYSPDTQPASVAILNLDDAGQMGPAAAMATLVLATSSFACVLFACISHRLLRRTQAWRHPHRR is encoded by the coding sequence ATGAGCACCGTCCTGACCGAGCGCCGCCGCGGCACGTCCGCCCCCACCGACGTGCGACAGATCACGCACTGGCACGACCGCATCGCCCAGCTCGCGCTCTTCGCGATGGCCGCGCTGATGTCGCTGTTCCTGCTGCTGCCGCTCGCGCTCGTCGTGCAGAAATGCTTCGTCGACGCCGACGGCCGTTTCGTCGGCGCGCACAACTTCGTCGAGTATCTCGAGGACAGCGGCGTGCTGCGCTCGATGTTGCATTCGCTGACGGTCGGCGCGCTCGTCACGGCGATCGTCGTGCCGATGGCGTTCACGTTCGCGTATGCGCTGACGCGCTCGTGCATGCCGCTGAAGAACGCCGCGCGCACGATCGCGCTGCTGCCGCTGCTCGCGCCGACGCTGCTGTCGGCCGTGTCGTTCATCTACTGGTTCGGCAACGCGGGGCTGCTCAAGCCGCTGCTGCACGGCCATTCGATCTACGGGCTGCCGGGCATCGTGCTGAGCATGGTGTACGCGTCGTTCCCGCACGTGCTGATGATCCTCGTCACCGCGCTGTCGCTCGCGGACGGCCGGCTCTACGAGGCCGCCGACGCGATGGGCACGGGTCGCATGCGCAAGTTCTTCACGATCACGCTGCCCGGCGCGAAGTACGGGCTGATCAGCGCGACGATGGTCGCGTTCACGATGTGCATCAACGACTTCGGCGTGCCGGTCGTGATCGGCGGCTCGTACAACGTGCTGTCGACCGACATCTACAAGCTGATCATCGGGTTGCAGGATTTCAACCGCAGCGCGGTGGTGAGCCTGATGCTGCTGTGCCCGGCGCTCGTCGCGTTCGGCATCGACTTCTTCGTCCGCCGTCGCCAGCAGTCGCAGCTCGGCGCGCGCTCGACGCCGTACCAGCCGAAGCCGTCGCGCGGCTTCGACGCCGCGATGCTCGCGTACTGCGCGCTCGTGTGCGCGTTCTTCATCGCGGTGGTCGGCATCTCGGTGGTCGCGTCGTTCGTGAAGTTCTGGCCGTACCAGATGAGTCTCGGGCTGCAGCACTACCGGATGGGATTGATCGCGGCCGGCATCTTCGACGCGTACAAGAACAGCTTGCGGATGGCCGCGACGGTGGCCCTCGGCGGCACGATCGTCGTGTTCGGCGCCGCGTACCTGATCGAGAAGACCCGCGGCGCGCGCTGGCTGCGCGGCTTCATCAGCCTGTGCGCGATCTTGCCGATGGGCGTGCCGGGGCTCGTGCTCGGCATCAGCTACATCTTCCTGTTCAACGCGCCCGGCAATCCGCTGAACGGGCTGTACGGATCGCTGTGGCTGCTCGCGATCGTCACGGTCGTCCACTACTACGCGTCGAGCCACCTCACGGCCGTCACCGCGCTCAGGCAGATCGACGGCGAGTTCGAGGCCGTATCCGCATCGCTGAAGGTGCCGTTCTACAAGACCTTCCTGCGGGTGACGGTACCCGTGTGCCTGCCCGCGATCCTGCTGATCGCGCGCTACCTGTTCGTCAACGGGATGGCGACGGTGTCGGCCGTCGCGTTCCTGTACTCGCCGGACACGCAGCCCGCATCGGTCGCGATCCTGAACCTCGACGACGCGGGCCAGATGGGCCCGGCCGCCGCGATGGCCACGCTCGTGCTCGCGACCTCGTCGTTCGCATGCGTGCTGTTCGCGTGCATCTCGCATCGCCTGCTGCGCCGTACGCAGGCGTGGCGCCATCCGCATCGCCGTTGA